One window of the Nicotiana tabacum cultivar K326 chromosome 4, ASM71507v2, whole genome shotgun sequence genome contains the following:
- the LOC142179855 gene encoding NAC transcription factor 29-like produces the protein MSTLPAARRRIMGVRFHPTDAELINFLKRFLKGETLSSEYPFQHADIYGDRPPWEIFGADSNSEEKVRYFFTRLKKQKSEHTRVRRTCANGTWKGQTGIVPITNGKGTVVGFRRNFKFHCRSKQREHNKIWLEYFVGDDFFRENNIPKENIVVCRIKKNIREKIVRDDAVSMDEQELAQIIKAMLHGPDDDYCTLQPATVCQGNETHNEFIENTMLHAEYAPDDYLSGLNYQNSQLLINSDEGNQVTIWGNQNNMMAMLTEDATTNLTTLEQEAYDQLLTAEIEQGHGADHQTNNSEFWEAMNGILEGVNIDVPYDWLHDL, from the coding sequence ATGTCGACGCTACCAGCTGCACGCCGGCGTATTATGGGTGTTCGGTTTCACCCAACTGATGCAGAGTTGATCAACTTTCTGAAAAGATTCCTAAAGGGCGAGACTTTGTCGAGTGAATACCCTTTCCAACATGCGGATATTTATGGAGATCGGCCACCATGGGAGATATTTGGAGCTGATTCTAATTCTGAAGAGAAAGTTCGCTATTTTTTTACTCGGTTGAAGAAGCAGAAGAGCGAGCATACAAGGGTTCGTCGAACTTGCGCCAACGGGACATGGAAAGGCCAAACAGGTATTGTTCCTATCACGAATGGTAAGGGAACTGTGGTGGGGTTTAGAAGAAATTTCAAGTTTCATTGTAGAAGTAAACAACGAGAGCATAACAAAATTTGGCTAGAGTATTTCGTCGGGGATGATTTCTTTAGAGAAAATAATATTCCTAAGGAGAATATTGTTGTGTGCCGAATCAAGAAGAATATAAGAGAGAAAATAGTGAGGGATGATGCAGTTTCTATGGATGAACAAGAGCTCGCTCAAATAATCAAAGCTATGTTGCATGGACCTGATGATGACTACTGCACATTGCAACCGGCGACAGTTTGTCAAGGGAACGAGACTCACAATGAGTTCATTGAAAATACAATGTTGCATGCAGAATATGCGCCAGATGATTATTTGAGTGGACTGAATTACCAGAATAGCCAATTGTTGATTAATAGTGATGAAGGAAATCAAGTTACCATATGGGGGAACCAAAATAATATGATGGCCATGCTTACAGAGGATGCAACTACAAATTTGACTACCTTGGAACAAGAAGCATATGATCAACTTTTGACTGCTGAGATTGAGCAAGGCCACGGAGCTGATCATCAGACAAATAACAGCGAATTCTGGGAAGCGATGAATGGAATATTGGAAGGCGTTAATATTGATGTTCCTTATGATTGGTTGCATGATCTCTGA
- the LOC142179857 gene encoding uncharacterized protein LOC142179857: MGKQKYHSSSWDNLCYPVEEGGLGFRRLVDVSNSLTMKRWWRFRTCKTLWSNFFQAKYCSNSHPVYYNVKPNHSLAWNNLIKIIEKMEELLLWRINSGNSSLWWDNWSELGVIAQIIHLQEPPCNQAVSDVIVNNKWNISNLHLPELLFEQILSIPIGNYNSVDLPVWMPNSCGSFTTSSAWNCIR; encoded by the coding sequence ATGGGAAAACAAAAATATCACTCGAGTTCTTGGGATAATTTGTGCTATCCAGTAGAGGAAGGAGGCTTGGGTTTCAGGAGGTTGGTTGATGTTAGTAATAGTTTAACTATGAAAAGGTGGTGGCGATTTAGAACTTGCAAGACGTTGTGGTCTAACTTCTTTCAAGCTAAATATTGCAGCAACTCTCACCCTGTTTACTACAATGTTAAACCAAATCATTCTCTCGCTTGGAATAATTTGATAAAGATCATAGAGAAGATGGAAGAGCTACTACTATGGAGGATCAACTCAGGCAATAGTAGTTTATGGTGGGACAATTGGTCAGAATTGGGTGTTATTGCTCAGATTATCCATTTGCAGGAACCTCCATGCAATCAAGCTGTTAGCGATGTTATCGTTAATAATAAGTGGAATATATCTAATTTACATCTTCCTGAATTATTGTTCGAACAGATATTGTCAATTCCCATTGGTAACTATAACTCTGTTGATCTCCCTGTGTGGATGCCAAATAGTTGTGGTAGCTTTACTACTTCATCGGCTTGGAATTGTATTAGGTAG